The Papaver somniferum cultivar HN1 chromosome 3, ASM357369v1, whole genome shotgun sequence genome includes a region encoding these proteins:
- the LOC113359994 gene encoding uncharacterized protein LOC113359994, which yields MTLTDEVHQLTTVVNTLNTTVTDFMQTVIDTSDNDDQSRAAILDALMKRTQTLHNTSLQDILDNHKKEMVTVMQQNTQNIKTIAATITRDVTSLLQARFPLNTPPVFGGFDGNNGNNVNHGHPGMPGSSGSGGGNGLKIDIATSYFKGEANSWFRWVQNKLTNPSWIDFCTLQGSVRDHIKEFEQLINFVTDLPDDYVIDLFIRPLKKDIRSIIEVFEPPTLVAAFRKAIKQEDVLLSNSSFYKSVARSNLYIQSSTSSDQANAPFKKPTIPSGVKRLSLEEQRHRREQGLCCDEQYKDGHICAKQLNSILLILEMTPEIHIEGEKEPTTSDTEEMITPAAANQMHYEPKISLHAFTGSSFPTTMRVTGYIAGQPITILLDSGSTHNLLHPTIAKRCGVLPKSVNDDMNVLVGNGGILKTQGLCSDISLKLQDYQFTTEFFLLELSGCEAVLGVAWLRTLGNISWDFEKLHMKFTSDDQEYALVVSDLLLRFSDLFTSPTDLPPQKKYDHRIPLLPNSTPVNVRPYRYPYFQKEDIEKIVKELIDTALNKVTVKDRFPIVDELLDELHGAVIFSKIDMRSGYHQIRVHPDDIHKTAFCTNDGHYKFLVMPFGLSNAPATFQSLMNEILRPFLRKFVLVFFDDILIYIESESEHIQHVNLVFEALRAHQIFLNQQKCEFAKKTISYLGHMVSSEGVSVDSDKISCITNCPIPTTVKALRGFLGLAGYYRKFVKDYSKISAPLTQLLKLDSFVWTPDATTAFNNLKKALTSTPVLALPDFTKEFSLECDASVNGLGAVLIQDKRNVAYYNKSLSGKNLNLSVYDKEMLDIVNAVNK from the exons ATGACTCTTACAGACGAAGTTCACCAGCTTACAACTGTGGTGAACACTTTGAACACAACAGTTACAGATTTTATGCAAACAGTCATTGATACTTCAGATAATGACGATCAATCCAGAGCTGCTATCTTGGATGCACTGATGAAAAGAACGCAAACTTTACATAATACAAGTTTGCAAGATATTTTAGATAATCATAAAAAAGAGATGGTTACGGTGATGCAGCAGAACACGCAAAATATCAAAACTATTGCTGCTACTATTACTCGTGATGTAACATCTCTTCTTCAGGCACGTTTTCCTCTCAATACACCTCCTGTATTTGGTGGTTTTGACGGAAATAATGGAAACAATGTTAACCATGGTCATCCTGGTATGCCTGGAAGTAGTGGTTCAGGTGGCGGCAATG GTTTAAAGATTGACATTGCTACTTCTTATTTTAAGGGAGAAGCCAATTCTTGGTTTCGCTGGGTTCAGAACAAGCTCACTAATCCTTCATGGATAGATTTTTGCACACTG CAAGGTTCGGTACGAGATCACATTAAAGAATTTGAGCAACTTATTAACTTTGTTACTGATTTACCAGATGATTATGTCATTGATCTCTTTATCCGTCCTCTCAAGAAGGACATTCGATCTATTATTGAGGTATTTGAACCACCAACGCTAGTTGCAGCTTTTAGGAAAGCTATAAAACAAGAAGATGTGTTACTTTCAAACTCTTCTTTTTACAAATCTGTTGCGAGGTCAAATCTATACATACAGTCATCTACTTCATCTGATCAAGCTAATGCACCTTTTAAGAAACCTACAATTCCATCTGGAGTTAAACGTCTATCTTTAGAAGAACAACGACATAGACGTGAACAAGGTCTGTGTTGTGATGAACAATATAAGGATGGTCATATTTGTGCAAAACAATTAAACTCTATATTATTAATTCTAGAGATGACTCCAGAAATTCATATTGAAGGAGAGAAAGAGCCAACAACATCTGACACAGAAGAGATGATTACTCCTGCAGCTGCAAATCAGATGCATTATGAACCCAAAATTTCACTTCATGCTTTTACTGGATCTTCATTCCCTACCACTATGCGTGTTACAGGCTACATTGCAGGTCAACCAATTACTATTTTGCTTGATTCGGGTTCAACTCATAATTTATTGCATCCTACAATTGCTAAGAGATGTGGTGTTTTACCTAAGTCAGTTAATGATGATATGAATGTTCTGGTTGGTAATGGAGGAATTCTAAAAACTCAAGGACTTTGTTCTGATATTTCTCTAAAGTTACAAGATTATCAGTTCACTACTGAGTTTTTCTTATTAGAATTAAGTGGTTGTGAGGCAGTGCTTGGTGTAGCATGGTTAAGAACTTTGGGTAATATCTCTTGGGATTTTGAGAAATTACACATGAAGTTTACTTCCGATGATCAAGAATATGCTTTAGTGG TTTCAGATTTACTTCTACGGTTTTCTGATTTGTTTACTTCACCAACTGACTTACCACCTCAGAAAAAGTATGATCATCGTATTCCTTTACTGCCTAACTCCACACCAGTGAATGTTAGGCCATATAGATATCCTTATTTTCAGAAAGAGGATATTGAGAAAATTGTTAAGGAACTCATAGATACAG CTCTTAATAAGGTTACTGTCAAGGATAGATTTCCAATTGTGgatgaacttcttgatgaatTACATGGTGCAGTAATATTTTCTAAGATTGATATGCGATCTGGTTATCATCAGATTCGTGTGCATCCAGATGATATACATAAAACAGCTTTTTGCACAAATGATGGTCATTACAAATTCCTGGTGATGCCATTTGGGTTGTCCAATGCTCCTGCAACTTTTCAGAGTCTGATGAATGAAATTCTTCGTCCTTTTCTTCGAAAATTTGTATTGGTATTTTTTGATGACATACTTATCTACATCGAGTCTGAATCTGAACATATTCAACATGTAAACTTGGTGTTTGAAGCTTTACGTGCACATCAGATATTTCTCAATCAGCAGAAGTGTGAATTTGCTAAGAAGACAATAAGTTACTTGGGTCATATGGTTTCTTCTGAAGGTGTATCTGTTGACTCTGATAAGATATCATGCATAACAAACTGTCCTATTCCGACCACAGTGAAAGCTTTGAGAGGATTTTTGGGATTGGCTGGATATTATCGTAAGTTTGTTAAGGATTACAGTAAGATTAGTGCTCCACTTACACAATTACTCAAGTTGGATTCCTTTGTATGGACTCCTGATGCGACTACAGCTTTTAACAACCTCAAGAAAGCTTTAACTAGTACACCAGTTTTAGCACTACCAGATTTCACCAAAGAATTCAGTTTGGAATGTGATGCATCTGTCAATGGTCTTGGAGCAGTGTTAATACAGGATAAGAGGAATGTTGCTTACTACAACAAATCACTTTCAGGAAAGAATCTTAATCTTTCAGTTTATGACAAGGAGATGTTGGATATAGTTAATGCAGTCAATAAATGA
- the LOC113361640 gene encoding 2-hydroxyisoflavanone dehydratase-like — HGFSDQEIASELLPLLRVYKNGRVERLIESQIVPPSLKDGKTGVSSKDITISTNPSISARIYIPSSKLTTTEKLALLIYFHGGGFCIESAFSLFQQRYLNAVVSQANVVAVSVDYRLAPEHPLPVAYEDCWTSLQWVLSHTKHHHDEQPQQDSITHGFEVEPWLKNNVNFDRVFLGGDSAGANIAHNIAMRAGANGLSVIRGMFLVHPYFWGSERIGSEKDMDGGAKDMVERIWLFVNPSAKDGIDDPMFNPFANGAPSLSGLGCKRVLVCVAENDVLKERGKFYCEKLKKNGWEGEDVELFESAEEGHGFYVFAPDTQNAQLLFKCLASFLSK; from the coding sequence CATGGCTTCTCTGATCAAGAGATCGCCTCAGAGCTTCTTCCCCTCCTCCGTGTTTATAAAAACGGTCGTGTGGAGCGTTTAATCGAGTCCCAAATAGTCCCACCGTCACTGAAAGACGGAAAAACTGGTGTTTCGTCCAAAGACATCACAATCTCTACCAACCCATCCATTTCTGCTAGAATCTACATTCCCAGTAGTAAACTCACTACTACTGAAAAGCTTGCTCTTCTCATTTACTTCCATGGCGGAGGTTTCTGCATTGAATCTGCCTTCTCGCTTTTTCAGCAGCGTTACTTAAATGCTGTAGTTTCTCAAGCTAATGTAGTTGCTGTTTCAGTTGATTACAGATTAGCTCCTGAACACCCACTTCCTGTTGCTTATGAAGATTGTTGGACTTCTCTACAGTGGGTACTTTCTCATACTAAACACCATCATGATGAACAACCACAGCAAGACAGTATTACCCACGGTTTTGAGGTGGAACCGTGGCTGAAAAACAACGTTAATTTCGATAGGGTATTTTTGGGTGGTGACAGTGCTGGTGCAAACATTGCTCACAATATAGCTATGAGAGCTGGTGCAAATGGATTAAGTGTCATTCGAGGTATGTTTCTGGTTCATCCATATTTTTGGGGGTCTGAACGGATCGGATCGGAAAAAGATATGGATGGAGGTGCTAAGGACATGGTAGAGAGGATATGGTTATTTGTCAATCCTTCGGCTAAGGATGGCATTGATGATCCGATGTTTAACCCATTTGCGAATGGTGCACCGAGTTTATCAGGTCTTGGATGTAAACGAGTGTTGGTCTGTGTTGCTGAAAATGATGTACTGAAAGAGAGAGGTAAGTTTTATTGCgagaaattgaagaagaatgGATGGGAAGGTGAGGATGTCGAGTTGTTCGAGAGTGCTGAGGAAGGGCATGGTTTTTATGTGTTTGCCCCTGATACTCAGAATGCTCAACTACTTTTCAAATGTTTAGCTTCATTTCTTAGCAAGTAG